In Desulfovibrio desulfuricans DSM 642, the sequence TGGTTCCGCCATGCCCATGCCCAATGCGCCGGTGCTTGAAGTTTCGGGCAAGGATCTGGTGCGCGGCGCGCCCCGCGTGGTCAAGGTTACGGAAGGCCATGTGCGCGAAGCCCTGCGCGAACCTGTGCTGGCGATCCTTGGCGCAGTGATGCGTGCGCTGGAAAAAACGCCGCCTGAACTGGCAGCGGATATTTACCGCAACGGCATGCTCATGGCGGGCGGCGGTTCGCTGCTCAAGGGGCTGGATCAGTTTATAGCCAGAGAAACGCGCCTCAAGGTTTTTGTGGACAAAGACCCACTGACCACCGTGTTGCGCGGCACGGCCCGCGCCATGCTTGACCGCCAGCTTTATCACTCGGTCTTCATTAACTAGCTGCGCCCCGCGCCTCTTGCCGGGAGGTTGCGACAATCCATTTTTCAAAACAATACCTGCTGCGGGGCGACCAGCCCTGCGGCATCTGTGCGTGGCATACACAGCCATGCGCACAAAGGGATAGCCATGTTTGCATCACAGGATATTTTGCAGGGATGTCTGGAAATTGTGCGCCAGAGCGGCGACATCGTGCGCGAGCACTGGGCAAAGCCCAGCAACGTGCGCCACAAGGGCCGCATTGATCTGGTCACGCAGACGGACCTGGCGGTGGAAGCCTTTTTGAAGGAAAAACTGGCAAACCTTGTGCCCGGCGCCGCCTTTATGGCGGAAGAAAGCAGCGAGAGCGAGAAGGAACCGGACGGCCTGTGCTGGATCATTGACCCGGTGGACGGCACCACCAATTTTGTGCACCGCATCCCGCAGGTTGCTACCTCGGTAGCGCTGTGGAACAAGGATCATGTGGAGCTTGGCGTGGTCAGCATTCCCATGATGAACGAATGCTTCAGCGCGCAGCGCGGGCAGGGCGCGTACCTCAACGGCGCGCCCATAAGCGTGAGCAAGGCGGAAACCCTTGGAGATGCGCTGGTGGCCACCGGCTTTCCTTATGACTTTACCGGGCGGATCGACAGAATACTGGAACGCCTTTCCCTTGTGCTGCCCAAAAGCCAGGGCTTGCGCCGCATAGGCGCGGCGGCGGTAGATATGGCCTATGTGGCCTGCGGCAGGCTGGATATGTTTTATGAAGAAGGCCTGAAGCCCTGGGATTTTGCCGCTGGCCTGCTGCTGGTGGAAGAAGCCGGGGGCAGGGTGACCAATTTGCGCGGCGAGGCCCTGCATTTTGGTGATGTGCTCATGGCATCCAACGGGCTGGTGCATCAGGAGTCTGTTGATCTGCTTGGCCCCACGGCCGTATAAGAACACAGCGTTGCACGGCTTGCGTAGAGCGTTGCCTGAGCAGAGCGTTCACGAAGGGTACGCAGGCCCATCGGGGTTGCGCTCCTGCTGGGCAGTTTTTTGCAACTGGCAGGCTTGCGCGCGGGTAAATTGAGGGAGTGTGAGCAGCTCAGCGCGGGCGCACAAGGCCAGCCTGCACCGCCTGCCGCAAAAAGGGCGAAAGCAGTTCGCCAAAATGTACGCCTAGGCCTCGCAGTTCGTCATAATCGACCAGCATGTGCTGATCCGGGTCACGCACGGCGGTGGCAGCCAGCGAGGTGGGCATGCGGCCTTCATACAGCGCCACAAAGGCGTTGAAATTGTCCGGCCCCGGCGGGGAAACGCCGAGCGGCAGTATGCGCCCTTCGTGGTTCCAGTCGTTTTTAAACAGTTCCTGCGCCTTACGCTCGCTTGATTGCCCGGCGGGCAGTCGCCCGAAGGACGAAAATCCCCAGCCAAGGCCAGGGCGGTGCGTCAGCAGGGCGCGCCCAAGCCGGTCGCGCACAAGCAGGCCCACTGCCCGGTGGCGCAGGTTCTGCCGCAGTATGTCCTCGCCGCGCATGATGCACAGCGGTATGTTGTTGTGGTCCACAACCTCCTGCAAGTCAGGAGTGTTGCCTAATGAAGGATAAAGGCTGATTTTCATGAATGCTTCCACAGTGCGGGACGAACGCCTTCAGATGCTTGGGCCGCAGCATGCCGCCGCCATGTACGAGATTGAGCGCCAGTGCTTTCCCCTGCCCTGGTCAGAAGAGCAGTGCGCTGCCGCCTTTGGGCAAAAGGCTTTTTCGGCACTGGGAATGTTTCGGCATGAGGCGCTGATTGGCTATATATCAGTGTATCACACGCTGGATGAACTGGAAATACTCAATCTTGCAGTTTTGCCGGATCAACGTCGCAGAGGCTACGGGCGGCGTATATTGGGCGTGGTCTTGCGCCTTGCGCGTAAAATGGCTATACACAAAATCTTGCTTGAAGTCAGAGTGGGCAACAGGCCCGCTATTTGTCTGTATGAGAGTTGCGGCTTCAAGCGAGAGGGCGTGCGCAAAAAGTATTATACCGATACTGGCGAAGACGCGCTCATTTATCTTTGTTCCATATGATCCTTGAGGACGACATGCAAAAAATATTTGCCGCCAACTGGAAGATGTATAAAACCCGCGCTCAGGCAGCCCAAAGCGCAAGCGATCTGGCCAAAGGCCTCGGGAATATGCCTGCGGGGCAGGATGTGGTTGTTTTTGCACCCTTTACGTCCATAAACTGCGTGGCGGACGCCTTTAAGGGCATTGCGGCGCTTTCGGCGGGCGCGCAGAATTGCTATCCTGCTGAGGAAGGGGCCTTTACGGGCGAAACTTCGCCCGCCATGCTGCTTGACGCTGGCGCAAGATGGGTGCTGACCGGGCATTCCGAACGGCGGCACATCATGGGCGAAGACGATGCCCTCGTGGCCCGCAAAACAATTTTTGCCCTTGAGCACGGCCTCAAGGTGCTGTTCTGCATTGGCGAAACCCTTGACGAGCGCGAAGCTGGCAAGCTGAGCGCCGTGCTCGAGCGCCAGCTTGCCGCTGTTTTCTCGGCCATGCCCGAGAGCCTGCGCGGCGCTGCCCTTGTGGGCAAGCTCGCCATTGGCTACGAGCCTGTGTGGGCCATTGGCACGGGCAAGGTTGCCGGGCCGGAAGAAGTGCTTGATGCCCACGCCGTCACGCGGGCCTTGCTGAAAAAACTTGTGGGTGAAACCGCAGACAAGCTGCCCATTCTTTATGGTGGCAGCGTTAAGCCAAACAATGCCGCAGGGCTTATGGCCCTTGACAATGTGGATGGCCTTCTGGTAGGTGGAGCGTCTTTAGAAGCGCAAAGCTTCTTACAAATTATCGGGGCCTAACCCCACTTCGGGCGCGCCATCGGGCAGTGGCCGGACGGCGAGGAGGAATTCGTGCAGACTCTCATTCTTACGCTGCATATCATTGTGTGCGTGTTGCTGGTTATTCTTGTGCTGCTTCAGGCGGGCAAGGAAGGCATGGGCGTGATTTTTGGCGGTGGCAACAGCTCTGTGTTCGGCAGCGGCGGCGCAGGCGGCATTCTTGCCAAACTGACAGCCCTGATGGCCGTGATTTTTGTTATCACGTCGCTCAGCTACACCCTCGTGACCAGCTCGCGTCCTTCAAGTCAGTCTACGATTCTTGACGTG encodes:
- a CDS encoding inositol monophosphatase family protein is translated as MFASQDILQGCLEIVRQSGDIVREHWAKPSNVRHKGRIDLVTQTDLAVEAFLKEKLANLVPGAAFMAEESSESEKEPDGLCWIIDPVDGTTNFVHRIPQVATSVALWNKDHVELGVVSIPMMNECFSAQRGQGAYLNGAPISVSKAETLGDALVATGFPYDFTGRIDRILERLSLVLPKSQGLRRIGAAAVDMAYVACGRLDMFYEEGLKPWDFAAGLLLVEEAGGRVTNLRGEALHFGDVLMASNGLVHQESVDLLGPTAV
- a CDS encoding NUDIX hydrolase gives rise to the protein MKISLYPSLGNTPDLQEVVDHNNIPLCIMRGEDILRQNLRHRAVGLLVRDRLGRALLTHRPGLGWGFSSFGRLPAGQSSERKAQELFKNDWNHEGRILPLGVSPPGPDNFNAFVALYEGRMPTSLAATAVRDPDQHMLVDYDELRGLGVHFGELLSPFLRQAVQAGLVRPR
- the rimI gene encoding ribosomal protein S18-alanine N-acetyltransferase — its product is MNASTVRDERLQMLGPQHAAAMYEIERQCFPLPWSEEQCAAAFGQKAFSALGMFRHEALIGYISVYHTLDELEILNLAVLPDQRRRGYGRRILGVVLRLARKMAIHKILLEVRVGNRPAICLYESCGFKREGVRKKYYTDTGEDALIYLCSI
- the tpiA gene encoding triose-phosphate isomerase — translated: MQKIFAANWKMYKTRAQAAQSASDLAKGLGNMPAGQDVVVFAPFTSINCVADAFKGIAALSAGAQNCYPAEEGAFTGETSPAMLLDAGARWVLTGHSERRHIMGEDDALVARKTIFALEHGLKVLFCIGETLDEREAGKLSAVLERQLAAVFSAMPESLRGAALVGKLAIGYEPVWAIGTGKVAGPEEVLDAHAVTRALLKKLVGETADKLPILYGGSVKPNNAAGLMALDNVDGLLVGGASLEAQSFLQIIGA
- the secG gene encoding preprotein translocase subunit SecG; protein product: MQTLILTLHIIVCVLLVILVLLQAGKEGMGVIFGGGNSSVFGSGGAGGILAKLTALMAVIFVITSLSYTLVTSSRPSSQSTILDVKIEEPAAPRPAAPAVKPSAEATPAPVVPAAPAEQKAPAPAAQ